A single Thermoanaerobacterium sp. RBIITD DNA region contains:
- the flhB gene encoding flagellar biosynthesis protein FlhB: protein MNLQMFAGERTEPATPKKRQDVRKKGQVFQSREITSAMIIVIGFLMIYFTTSNIMGEFINLFKYLFYNYGGASDDVFTVNGISKLFMIIFPIFLRLILPIILVVFLISLISTYAQVGFLFTLEPLNLKLERLNPIEGFKRMFSRRGIVELTKAILKIGVLGYVMYSFLIWQYKGIPQLLDMSVQDLIKYGLNIFSGILLRISIVLIALGIIDYVFQWKDYESNIKMSKDDIKEEFKETEGNPQIKSEIKKKQRQISMRRMMQDVKKADVVITNPTHIAIALMYDNEINDAPIVVAKGLDYIAEKIKEEAKKYSIAIVENRPLAHSLYKTTEVGDSIPPDLYKAVAEVLAYVYSLKEE, encoded by the coding sequence ATGAATTTACAGATGTTTGCGGGAGAAAGAACGGAACCGGCAACCCCTAAAAAAAGACAAGATGTAAGAAAGAAAGGCCAAGTTTTTCAAAGTAGAGAGATTACATCTGCAATGATTATAGTAATTGGCTTTTTAATGATATATTTTACAACGTCAAATATCATGGGCGAATTTATTAATTTATTCAAGTATCTGTTTTATAACTACGGAGGTGCTAGTGATGATGTATTCACAGTAAATGGGATATCCAAACTTTTTATGATTATATTCCCTATATTTTTAAGGTTAATACTTCCAATAATATTAGTAGTATTTTTAATATCACTAATATCAACATATGCACAAGTTGGATTTTTATTTACTTTAGAGCCTTTAAATTTGAAATTAGAAAGATTAAATCCTATAGAAGGATTTAAGAGGATGTTTTCAAGACGAGGTATAGTAGAACTGACAAAAGCTATTTTAAAAATCGGTGTTTTGGGTTATGTCATGTATTCTTTTTTAATATGGCAGTACAAGGGAATACCTCAGCTATTAGATATGTCAGTACAAGACTTGATTAAATACGGCTTAAATATATTTAGCGGTATACTTTTGCGAATTTCGATTGTTTTAATTGCACTTGGTATTATTGACTACGTTTTTCAATGGAAAGATTACGAATCAAATATTAAGATGAGCAAGGATGATATAAAAGAAGAATTTAAAGAAACAGAAGGAAATCCACAAATAAAATCAGAAATTAAGAAAAAGCAAAGACAAATTTCAATGAGAAGGATGATGCAAGATGTAAAAAAAGCCGACGTTGTTATTACAAATCCGACACATATTGCAATAGCTCTTATGTATGATAATGAAATAAATGACGCACCAATTGTTGTAGCTAAAGGACTAGATTATATTGCTGAGAAGATTAAAGAAGAAGCAAAAAAATATTCAATTGCTATTGTTGAAAATAGACCACTGGCACATTCGTTATATAAGACAACTGAGGTAGGCGATAGTATACCACCTGATTTGTACAAGGCGGTTGCTGAGGTTTTAGCTTACGTTTATAGTCTGAAAGAAGAATAG
- the fliR gene encoding flagellar biosynthetic protein FliR translates to MELSFYILNNIQYFLVVFVRMLGIFILTPLFGTKTLPAMFKIGLAFFTSIILFDLVKINIDVNNLYQYFILVFNEFLIGLLIGLASMISFSAIYLAGQLIDYQLGFGIVNILDVEKETQVPLMGNFIYILTLLLFLLIDGHHKIFIMLAQSYNMIPAGSAVLQFDNINAVITKIVTDMFALGFRISAPIVLSTLLSDLTLSIISRTIPQLNVFMVGMPLKIFVGIFTMFIMLPMYLAIIDVLFNGMYSDIFLLLKSMLKG, encoded by the coding sequence ATGGAACTGAGCTTTTATATTTTAAATAATATTCAATATTTTTTAGTTGTTTTTGTACGTATGCTGGGAATTTTTATACTTACTCCATTATTTGGTACCAAAACATTACCGGCGATGTTTAAAATTGGATTAGCATTTTTTACATCTATTATTTTGTTTGACTTAGTTAAAATTAATATAGATGTAAATAATTTGTATCAATATTTTATTCTTGTATTCAATGAGTTTTTGATTGGGCTTTTAATAGGACTTGCTTCAATGATATCTTTTAGTGCTATATATCTTGCAGGTCAGCTTATTGATTATCAATTAGGATTCGGAATTGTAAATATACTAGATGTAGAAAAAGAAACACAGGTACCACTGATGGGCAATTTTATCTATATACTTACTTTATTATTATTTTTGTTAATCGATGGTCATCATAAAATTTTTATAATGTTAGCTCAAAGTTATAATATGATACCCGCAGGAAGTGCAGTTTTACAGTTTGATAACATAAATGCTGTAATAACTAAAATAGTTACAGATATGTTTGCTCTAGGGTTTAGGATCAGCGCACCTATCGTTCTATCAACATTGTTATCTGACCTAACATTAAGTATAATATCAAGGACTATACCTCAACTTAATGTTTTTATGGTTGGCATGCCACTTAAAATTTTTGTCGGTATATTTACAATGTTTATTATGTTACCAATGTACTTGGCAATTATTGATGTATTATTTAATGGAATGTATTCCGACATATTTTTACTTTTAAAATCCATGTTAAAAGGATGA
- the fliQ gene encoding flagellar biosynthesis protein FliQ has protein sequence MNPGVVLDIGREALMITMIISAPLLIISLLIGLIISIFQATTQIQEQTLTFVPKILAIFASIILFGPWMLTTMINYTQHLILNINNFIK, from the coding sequence ATGAATCCAGGAGTAGTTCTTGATATTGGAAGAGAAGCTTTGATGATAACCATGATTATCTCTGCACCTTTACTTATTATATCGCTATTAATAGGACTTATAATTAGCATTTTTCAAGCGACAACTCAGATACAAGAGCAAACCTTGACATTTGTACCCAAAATTTTAGCTATATTTGCTTCAATAATATTATTTGGACCGTGGATGCTTACAACAATGATAAATTATACGCAGCACTTAATCTTAAATATAAATAATTTTATAAAGTAG
- the fliP gene encoding flagellar type III secretion system pore protein FliP (The bacterial flagellar biogenesis protein FliP forms a type III secretion system (T3SS)-type pore required for flagellar assembly.) gives MSIGTSSNPKDVATSIQIVLLLSILTLLPSILIMMTSFTRIIIVLSFLRNAMGLQQMPPNQVLIGLALFLTFFIMAPVGTQINNNSIQPYIEGKITPQVAYVKARDPLKNFMLKQTRKNDLNLFVNLSKIRVKNVDEIPMRVVIPSFIISELKTAFEIGFIIYIPFLIIDMVVASVLMSMGMFMLPPVLISLPFKLLLFILVDGWNILVKSLIIGFR, from the coding sequence ATATCTATAGGTACATCATCCAATCCGAAAGATGTTGCTACAAGCATACAGATAGTATTATTATTAAGTATTTTGACACTATTACCATCGATACTTATAATGATGACATCTTTTACGAGAATCATTATTGTTTTATCATTTTTGAGAAATGCTATGGGTTTGCAACAAATGCCACCAAATCAAGTCCTTATCGGGCTTGCGCTGTTTTTGACATTTTTTATTATGGCACCTGTAGGAACACAAATTAATAATAATTCAATACAGCCATACATTGAGGGTAAGATAACTCCACAAGTAGCATACGTTAAAGCTAGAGATCCATTAAAAAACTTTATGTTAAAACAGACAAGAAAGAATGACCTTAACTTATTTGTTAATCTTTCAAAGATAAGGGTAAAGAATGTAGATGAAATACCAATGAGGGTTGTTATACCTTCTTTTATAATAAGTGAATTAAAAACAGCATTTGAAATTGGCTTCATTATATACATACCATTTTTGATAATCGATATGGTTGTTGCTAGTGTTTTAATGTCCATGGGCATGTTTATGCTGCCGCCAGTACTTATTTCATTGCCATTTAAATTGCTACTTTTTATTCTTGTAGACGGTTGGAACATACTTGTGAAATCTTTAATAATTGGATTTAGATAG
- a CDS encoding flagellar biosynthetic protein FliO, whose protein sequence is MSSTYTIFQVISSILIFIFVVFLAYYITIFLNKKTINITKSNNFDVIDHLYLGRDKNLYIVRVCKEFILLSVTNNSINYIKTLDSDDIVMNNKKIDYKLNFNISLDNIKNLSKMFLGGNKRDQDNEN, encoded by the coding sequence GTGTCAAGTACATATACAATTTTTCAAGTTATTTCATCTATATTGATATTTATATTTGTTGTATTTTTAGCTTATTACATTACGATATTTCTTAATAAAAAGACAATAAATATAACAAAAAGTAACAATTTTGATGTTATAGATCATTTATATTTAGGTCGGGATAAAAATTTATATATTGTTAGAGTATGCAAGGAATTCATACTTTTGAGTGTTACAAATAATTCAATAAATTATATAAAAACTCTTGATAGTGATGACATTGTAATGAACAATAAAAAAATCGATTATAAGCTAAATTTTAATATATCACTGGATAATATTAAGAATTTATCAAAAATGTTTTTGGGTGGTAATAAACGTGATCAAGATAATGAAAATTAG
- a CDS encoding response regulator yields the protein MSKIMIVDDAAFMRMMIKDIITKNNLGSVVEAEDGSVAVEKYQQEKPDLVMMDITMPEMDGIQAVKHIKEMDPDAKIIMCSAMGQQAMVIEAIQAGAKDFIVKPFQPDRVIEAIKKMLK from the coding sequence GTGAGTAAAATTATGATAGTTGATGATGCAGCATTTATGAGAATGATGATAAAAGATATAATAACAAAAAATAATCTTGGAAGTGTAGTGGAAGCAGAAGATGGTTCTGTTGCTGTTGAAAAATACCAACAAGAAAAACCAGACCTTGTAATGATGGATATTACGATGCCGGAAATGGACGGCATACAAGCTGTTAAACATATAAAAGAAATGGATCCAGATGCTAAAATAATCATGTGTTCTGCAATGGGTCAGCAGGCTATGGTAATTGAAGCAATTCAAGCTGGCGCTAAAGATTTTATTGTAAAGCCATTTCAGCCGGATAGAGTGATCGAAGCTATTAAAAAAATGTTAAAGTGA
- the fliY gene encoding flagellar motor switch phosphatase FliY, with amino-acid sequence MSDFLSQEEINALLSGINDNDTNLTEEEQDVLGEIGNISFGTSATTLFTLLRNKVTITTPKVSIINWTDLKNEFKIPYVGVEVEYTEGLKGHNLLILKEQDVLRITDLMMGGNGDVSEGEINDLHLSAIGEAMNQMIGSSSTSLSTLLGKNINISPPKAFIVDFNKCLPEDISFPNGEVVKIAFKMVIGNIIDSEIMQLLPITFAKQLVKQVMSKNVEKDKNKSFQEANVDDIIKENSNIDGTMDDHKSIDSSKKAGKVSVKPVIFKDFDESDVLESNGKENINLIMDIPLSVTVELGRTKKLIKDILELNEGSIIELDKLAGEPVDILVNGKFIAKGEVVVIDENFGVRIIDIVKQSKRVNSI; translated from the coding sequence ATGAGTGATTTTCTTTCACAAGAGGAAATTAATGCATTGCTAAGTGGTATAAATGACAATGACACAAATCTTACTGAAGAAGAACAAGATGTCCTTGGCGAAATAGGTAATATTAGTTTTGGTACATCTGCGACGACATTGTTTACTCTACTAAGAAATAAAGTAACTATAACAACGCCAAAAGTAAGCATTATTAACTGGACAGATTTGAAAAATGAATTTAAGATTCCATATGTTGGTGTTGAGGTGGAATATACCGAGGGGCTAAAAGGACATAATTTATTGATTTTAAAGGAACAGGATGTATTGCGCATTACAGATTTAATGATGGGAGGGAATGGTGATGTTAGTGAAGGAGAAATAAATGACCTACATTTAAGTGCTATTGGTGAAGCTATGAATCAGATGATAGGTTCTTCTTCGACATCTTTATCAACATTGCTTGGTAAAAATATAAATATATCTCCACCAAAGGCATTTATTGTAGATTTCAATAAATGTTTACCGGAGGATATATCCTTTCCTAATGGTGAAGTTGTTAAAATAGCTTTCAAAATGGTTATAGGAAATATTATAGATAGTGAGATAATGCAATTATTACCTATTACATTTGCAAAACAACTTGTAAAACAAGTTATGTCAAAAAATGTTGAAAAAGATAAAAATAAATCTTTTCAGGAGGCAAATGTTGATGATATAATTAAAGAGAATAGTAATATTGACGGTACAATGGATGACCATAAAAGTATTGATAGTAGTAAAAAAGCAGGAAAAGTATCTGTAAAACCTGTTATATTTAAGGATTTTGATGAGAGTGATGTACTAGAATCAAACGGGAAAGAAAATATTAATTTAATTATGGATATTCCGCTAAGTGTGACTGTCGAATTAGGACGAACAAAAAAATTAATAAAAGATATACTTGAATTAAATGAGGGGTCTATAATTGAGCTCGATAAATTAGCCGGTGAGCCTGTAGACATATTAGTAAATGGGAAATTTATAGCAAAAGGCGAAGTGGTTGTTATCGATGAAAATTTTGGGGTAAGGATTATAGACATAGTTAAACAGAGCAAAAGAGTAAATTCAATATAA
- the fliM gene encoding flagellar motor switch protein FliM — MSEILSQNEIDALLKAMNSGELDVKDIKDSKKEIKIRPYDFRRPNKFSKNQLRTLQMIFENMSRTFTTFLSGYLRTLVQVSVVSVEQVTYYEFSNSLTNPVFIAVIEANPLDGPVILELNNNTTFAIIDKILGGIGNADMIQRDYTEIEMGLLSRIAKQLLPLIKDAWNNVIEFTPSITRIETNPQFTQIISPNETIALCTLSIKINESEGLINFCIPHMTIVPILPKLTTKTWYSNTEKQTCDIGFIKNKISNTYIPVKAIIGTSIITVKDLLNFDKGDIIVINKNYKDPIEIKIDEETKFFGTPGVKNKKYCVQITGICSEGDDFDE; from the coding sequence ATGTCTGAAATATTATCTCAGAACGAGATTGATGCACTTTTAAAAGCCATGAATTCTGGCGAGCTTGATGTTAAAGATATAAAAGACAGTAAAAAAGAGATAAAAATAAGGCCTTATGATTTTAGAAGACCAAATAAATTTTCAAAGAATCAATTGAGAACGCTCCAGATGATATTTGAAAATATGTCAAGGACATTTACTACATTTTTATCTGGTTATTTAAGAACATTAGTACAAGTTTCTGTTGTATCTGTGGAACAAGTAACTTATTATGAATTTAGCAATTCATTAACAAATCCAGTTTTTATTGCTGTTATTGAAGCTAATCCATTAGATGGGCCTGTTATTCTTGAGCTTAATAATAATACAACGTTTGCTATTATAGATAAGATATTGGGTGGCATAGGAAATGCTGATATGATACAAAGGGATTATACGGAGATTGAGATGGGCCTATTAAGTAGAATAGCAAAACAGCTTTTACCTTTGATAAAAGATGCATGGAATAACGTTATAGAGTTCACACCCAGTATAACAAGGATTGAAACAAACCCACAATTTACCCAGATAATATCTCCTAATGAGACAATTGCTTTATGTACGTTATCAATAAAGATTAATGAGAGTGAGGGACTGATTAATTTTTGTATTCCACATATGACAATAGTACCAATTTTGCCAAAATTGACAACAAAAACTTGGTATTCTAATACTGAAAAACAAACTTGTGATATCGGATTTATAAAAAATAAAATAAGTAACACATATATTCCGGTAAAAGCCATAATTGGAACATCAATAATAACAGTAAAGGATTTATTAAATTTTGATAAAGGTGATATTATAGTGATTAATAAAAATTATAAAGATCCAATAGAAATAAAAATTGATGAAGAAACAAAATTTTTTGGAACACCAGGTGTAAAAAATAAAAAATACTGCGTTCAGATAACTGGTATATGCAGTGAAGGAGATGATTTTGATGAGTGA
- a CDS encoding flagellar basal body-associated FliL family protein, with protein sequence MKNNYIIIILLVIIIAFGGAYFYFNNTAKPTTITYYNYSPGKEFVTNLKGDNKFVRAVIELQVSDKNVLNELQKQNPQIRNIILQILRNKTPQDLDGSSGQLKLQNEIKNEINKILGADKVNNVYFDDFIVQ encoded by the coding sequence ATGAAAAATAATTACATAATAATCATTTTATTGGTAATAATTATTGCTTTTGGTGGAGCGTATTTCTATTTTAATAATACAGCAAAACCAACTACAATTACATATTATAATTATTCACCTGGTAAAGAATTTGTAACAAATCTAAAGGGTGATAATAAATTTGTTAGAGCAGTAATTGAATTACAGGTATCTGATAAAAATGTTTTAAATGAACTGCAAAAACAAAATCCTCAAATTAGAAATATTATTTTACAAATATTGAGAAATAAGACGCCTCAAGATTTAGATGGGTCGTCAGGTCAACTTAAGCTTCAAAATGAAATAAAAAATGAGATAAATAAAATTTTAGGTGCTGATAAGGTAAATAATGTATATTTTGACGATTTTATTGTTCAATAG
- a CDS encoding flagellar motor protein MotB, with amino-acid sequence MHRRKKFNESSEQGDEKEWMNTYADMMSLLLTFFVLMFSMATLDTNKFESIISSFQGYIGILDSGKTTNTELSQLVSQGSLNKNISNKKEDVELLKLYTEIKDYLKKNNMENNVNVELNERGLLIRFKDTVLFDTGSADIKPESLNTLTKFAQILKDAKRPIIVEGHTDNVPISNSTYKSNWELSTTRAVNVVKYFIDIQKMNPELLSAAGYGEYHPVAPNDSDANRSKNRRVDIVILKNTNDNS; translated from the coding sequence ATGCATAGAAGAAAGAAGTTTAATGAATCATCAGAACAAGGAGACGAAAAAGAATGGATGAATACATATGCTGATATGATGTCATTGTTACTAACATTTTTTGTATTAATGTTTTCTATGGCAACATTAGATACTAACAAATTCGAGTCTATAATTTCATCCTTTCAAGGATATATAGGTATTCTCGATAGTGGAAAAACAACAAATACAGAATTATCACAATTAGTTAGCCAAGGAAGTCTTAACAAGAACATTTCCAATAAAAAGGAAGATGTGGAACTTTTAAAATTATATACAGAGATAAAAGACTATTTAAAAAAAAATAATATGGAAAATAATGTTAATGTTGAATTAAATGAAAGAGGACTTCTTATTAGATTTAAAGATACAGTTCTTTTTGACACAGGAAGTGCTGACATAAAACCTGAATCGTTAAATACCCTTACAAAATTTGCACAAATATTAAAAGATGCAAAAAGACCTATAATAGTTGAAGGGCATACAGATAATGTACCTATTAGTAATAGCACATATAAAAGTAACTGGGAATTGTCAACAACAAGAGCCGTTAATGTAGTTAAGTATTTTATTGATATACAAAAGATGAATCCTGAATTATTATCTGCTGCCGGATACGGTGAATATCATCCGGTTGCTCCAAACGATAGCGATGCAAATCGTTCTAAAAATAGAAGGGTTGATATTGTTATTTTGAAAAATACAAATGATAATTCTTAA
- a CDS encoding flagellar motor protein, giving the protein MDLATVAGVIAGVSLIVWAIFMNGNIMTFVDLPSALITIGGTFASTLISYPMYKIIDSFKAFGKVFFERKYDPNTEIKKIIDLANIARREGLLSLEDAVRNVDDEFLKKGILLVVDGTDPELVRDILETEISFLEDRHKQGQGVFQAMGAYAPAFGMIGTLIGLINMLKNLDDPKKVGPGMAVALITTFYGSILAYLVFLPMARKLNARSQQEVLLKEVMIEGILSIQAGENPRIIEEKLKAFLAPKHRKPIQHRTGDINA; this is encoded by the coding sequence ATGGATTTGGCAACTGTTGCTGGCGTAATTGCTGGTGTGTCATTAATTGTATGGGCTATTTTCATGAATGGTAATATAATGACTTTTGTGGATTTACCATCAGCCTTGATAACAATAGGAGGGACTTTCGCCAGTACATTAATATCATATCCTATGTATAAGATAATTGATTCATTTAAGGCATTTGGGAAAGTATTTTTTGAAAGAAAATATGATCCAAATACTGAAATTAAAAAAATTATAGATCTTGCAAATATTGCAAGAAGAGAGGGCTTGCTATCACTAGAGGATGCTGTAAGAAATGTTGATGATGAATTTTTAAAAAAAGGGATTTTACTTGTAGTCGATGGAACAGATCCAGAACTTGTAAGAGATATTTTGGAGACAGAAATATCATTTTTAGAAGACAGGCATAAACAAGGTCAAGGAGTTTTTCAAGCTATGGGTGCATATGCACCGGCATTTGGTATGATAGGAACATTAATCGGTCTTATAAATATGCTTAAAAATCTTGATGACCCTAAAAAAGTTGGCCCTGGCATGGCTGTGGCACTTATTACAACATTTTATGGCTCAATACTTGCCTATTTAGTATTTTTACCAATGGCAAGAAAACTTAATGCAAGAAGCCAACAAGAAGTGTTATTGAAAGAAGTAATGATTGAGGGAATTTTATCAATACAAGCTGGTGAGAATCCCAGAATTATAGAGGAAAAGCTAAAGGCATTTCTAGCGCCTAAACATAGAAAGCCTATACAGCATAGGACAGGTGATATTAATGCATAG